A section of the Labrus bergylta chromosome 21, fLabBer1.1, whole genome shotgun sequence genome encodes:
- the LOC109996270 gene encoding PI-PLC X domain-containing protein 1-like, with protein sequence MAMSKQGKRRREVTSYCDWMSQLPPELHNRSLFMLAIPGSHDSMSYDLDINSSILEPARLKILSKICCARRTVNRWAVTQEETIAKQLDAGVRYFDMRIARKPNDTNPTRLFFYHGLYTRTDVETVLKVIHDWAEKHPKEIIILALSHFKEMEERLHIHLIKFIKTLFGARLFLNTEVPTLKICWDKGRNIIVSYDYPAIHHIELWSKITYFYGNSMDPTKVESVLRQALEKSRPSNCFFVCGLNLTLPEDVRILRYILRLCDNLKKVIQRSLPRLLQWVKEQAARTPVNIVASDLVTRDDFVPSIIKLNIHKS encoded by the exons ATGGCAATGTCAAAACAAGgcaaaaggaggagagaagtgACGAGCTACTGTGACTGGATGTCACAACTACCACCTGAACTTCACAACAGGTCTCTCTTCATGCTGGCCATACCAG GTAGCCACGACTCAATGAGCTATGACTTGGACATCAACTCCTCCATATTAGAGCCTGCTAGACTGAAAATATTAAGCAAGATTTGTTGTGCCCGTCGAACAGTGAACAGATGGGCGGTCACTCAG GAGGAGACCATCGCAAAGCAACTGGATGCTGGTGTTCGTTACTTTGACATGAGGATTGCTCGCAAGCCAAATGACACCAACCCCACCAGGCTTTTCTTTTATCATGGCCTGTACACACGCACTGATGTGGAG ACTGTTCTAAAGGTCATACACGACTGGGCAGAGAAGCACCCCAAAGAGATCATCATCTTGGCATTGTCCCATTTCAAAGAGATGGAAGAGCGTCTCCACATCCATCTTATCAAATTCATCAAGACATTGTTTGGAGCCAGACTCTTCCTTAACACG GAAGTCCCTACCTTGAAAATATGCTGGGACAAAGGCAGAAATATCATAGTTTCATATGATTACCCAGCAATTCATCACATCGAATTATGGAGTAAAATCACATATTTCTATGGCAATAGTATGGACCCAACAAAAGTTGAATCAGTGCTTCGCCAGGCTTTAGAGAAATCAAGACCTTCTAATT GTTTTTTTGTATGTGGCTTGAACTTGACACTACCAGAAGATGTGAGGATCCTCAGGTACATCCTTCGCCTTTGTGACAACCTCAAAAAGGTTATACAACGGAGTCTGCCAAGGCTGCTGCAGTGGGTGAAAGAGCAAGCAGCCAGAACGCCTGTCAACATAGTGGCCTCAGACTTGGTGACTCGTGACGACTTTGTCCCATCCATTATCAagctcaatattcacaaatctTAG
- the spata20 gene encoding spermatogenesis-associated protein 20 isoform X3, with protein sequence MHTTRLTGIRGEKMLLTKQSMKTNQSFYLATSGGGGWPMSVWLTPDLRPFIGGTYFPPRDHGRRPGLKTVLTRIINQWQNNRTALESSGERILEALKKGTAVDANPGESPPLAPDIAKRCFQQLAHSFEEEYGGFRDAPKFPTPVNLMFLMTYWSVNRSTSEGIEALQMALHTLRMMALGGIHDHVSQGFHRYSTDSSWHVPHFEKMLYDQAQLAVAYINASQVSGERVFADVAQDILLYVSRDLSDKCGGFYSAEDADSVPASGGPEKREGAFCVWTASEVRELLQDVVEGATGSATQADIFMHHYGVKEQGNVAPEQDPHGELQGQNVLIVRYSVELTAAHFGIRIEKVQELLASARAKLAEVRTSRLRPHLDTKMLASWNGLMLSAYARVGAVLGDKALLERATEAGNFLKEHLWDAERQTILRSCYRGDQMEVQQIFPPISGFLDDYAFIICGLLDLYEATLQTEWLQWAEELQLRQDVLFWDDHGGGYFCSDPTDSTVLLQLKEDQDGAEPSGNSASAFNLLRLSHYTGRQEWLQRSQQLLAAFSDRLTRVPIALPEMVRALMAQHYTLKQIVICGQRDAPDTTGLLEAVNSLFLPHKVLMLLDNDADNFLSQRLPALASMTQQGGVATAYVCQDFTCSLPVTDPQELRRLLLDGTTEIQTE encoded by the exons ATGCACACAACCCGGTTGACTG GTATCCGTGGGGAGAAGATGCTTTTAACAAAGCAAAGCATGAAGACAAACCAATCTTTTTATCTG GCAACTAGTGGAGGTGGAGGCTGGCCCATGAGTGTGTGGTTGACCCCTGACCTTCGACCTTTCATTGGAGGAACCTACTTCCCCCCCAGAGACCATGGAAGACGACCTGGGCTCAAAACTGTTCTCACCAGAATAATAAATCAG TGGCAAAATAACCGTACTGCTTTGGAGTCCAGTGGAGAGAGGATCCTCGAGGCTTTGAAAAAAGGCACGGCTGTGGACGCGAACCCAGGGGAAAGTCCTCCCCTGGCCCCGGATATCGCCAAGCGTTGCTTCCAACAGTTGGCACACTCCTTTGAAGAAGAGTATGGTGGCTTTAGAGATGCTCCAAAGTTTCCTACACCAG TGAATCTGATGTTTCTTATGACTTACTGGTCTGTAAACCGCTCCACCTCAGAAGGGATTGAGGCACTTCAGATGGCCTTGCACACACTCCGCATGATGGCGCTAGGGGGCATCCATGACCACGTGTCCCAG GGGTTTCATCGGTATTCTACAGATTCCTCCTGGCATGTCCCCCACTTTGAAAAGATGTTGTACGATCAGGCTCAGCTGGCTGTGGCCTACATTAATGCATCCCAG GTATCAGGCGAGCGGGTCTTTGCAGATGTAGCTCAGGACATTTTGCTCTACGTCTCCAGGGACCTGAGTGACAAG TGTGGAGGTTTCTACAGCGCTGAGGATGCGGACTCTGTACCAGCGTCAGGGGGACCAGAAAAGCGTGAAGGGGCCTTCTGTGTGTGGACGGCCTCAGAGGTTCGGGAACTGTTGCAGGATGTGGTGGAGGGTGCCACTGGATCTGCCACACAGGCCGATATCTTTATGCACCATTATGGGGTGAAGGAGCAAGGCAATGTTGCTCCAGAACAG GACCCCCATGGGGAGCTACAGGGCCAGAATGTGCTCATCGTTCGTTATTCAGTCGAATTAACTGCTGCTCACTTCGGCATCCGCATTGAGAAAGTCCAAGAGCTCCTGGCCTCTGCAAGGGCAAAATTGGCAGAGGTGAGGACGAGTCGGCTCCGGCCACACCTGGACACCAAGATGTTGGCCTCCTGGAATG GTCTGATGCTCTCAGCTTATGCTCGTGTGGGGGCTGTGCTGGGGGACAAGGCCCTGCTGGAGAGGGCGACAGAGGCTGGCAACTTCCTAAAGGAGCACCTGTGGGATGCTGAGCGGCAAACCATCCTCCGATCCTGTTACCGTGGCGACCAGATGGAGGTTCAACAGAT ATTTCCACCTATATCTGGCTTCCTGGATGACTATGCGTTCATCATCTGTGGCTTGCTCGACCTGTATGAGGCCACGCTGCAAACGGAGTGGTTGCAGTGGgcagaggagctgcagctcagACAGGATGTGCTCTTCTGGGACGACCATGGCGGAGGCTACTTCTGCAGTGATCCCACTGACAGTACTGTACTGCTGCAGCTTAAAGAAG atcaGGATGGAGCTGAGCCCAGTGGTAACTCTGCGTCGGCATTCAACCTCTTGCGTCTGTCTCACTATACTGGAAGACAGGAGTGGCTCCAGAGGTCCCAACAGCTGCTAGCAGCCTTCTCAGACCGTCTGACCCGGGTCCCCATAGCACTGCCGGAAATGGTCAGGGCTCTAATGGCACAGCACTACACACTTAAACAG ATTGTAATCTGTGGCCAGAGGGATGCCCCAGACACCACAGGTCTTTTAGAAGCAGTCAACTCCCTCTTCCTACCACACaaa
- the spata20 gene encoding spermatogenesis-associated protein 20 isoform X2 has product MSMASGGEGSSSSPHRHTNRLAKERSPYLLQHAHNPVDWYPWGEDAFNKAKHEDKPIFLSVGYSTCHWCHVMERESFEDEEIGKILSENFVCIKLDREERPDVDKVYMTFVQATSGGGGWPMSVWLTPDLRPFIGGTYFPPRDHGRRPGLKTVLTRIINQWQNNRTALESSGERILEALKKGTAVDANPGESPPLAPDIAKRCFQQLAHSFEEEYGGFRDAPKFPTPVNLMFLMTYWSVNRSTSEGIEALQMALHTLRMMALGGIHDHVSQGFHRYSTDSSWHVPHFEKMLYDQAQLAVAYINASQVSGERVFADVAQDILLYVSRDLSDKCGGFYSAEDADSVPASGGPEKREGAFCVWTASEVRELLQDVVEGATGSATQADIFMHHYGVKEQGNVAPEQDPHGELQGQNVLIVRYSVELTAAHFGIRIEKVQELLASARAKLAEVRTSRLRPHLDTKMLASWNGLMLSAYARVGAVLGDKALLERATEAGNFLKEHLWDAERQTILRSCYRGDQMEVQQIFPPISGFLDDYAFIICGLLDLYEATLQTEWLQWAEELQLRQDVLFWDDHGGGYFCSDPTDSTVLLQLKEDQDGAEPSGNSASAFNLLRLSHYTGRQEWLQRSQQLLAAFSDRLTRVPIALPEMVRALMAQHYTLKQIVICGQRDAPDTTGLLEAVNSLFLPHKVLMLLDNDADNFLSQRLPALASMTQQGGVATAYVCQDFTCSLPVTDPQELRRLLLDGTTEIQTE; this is encoded by the exons ATGAGCATGGCATCAGGGGGTGAAGGTTCATCATCCAGCCCTCACAGACACACCAACAGGTTAGCAAAGGAGAGGTCACCCTACCTTCTACAACATGCACACAACCCGGTTGACTG GTATCCGTGGGGAGAAGATGCTTTTAACAAAGCAAAGCATGAAGACAAACCAATCTTTTTATCTG TGGGCTACTCAACATGCCATTGGTGCCATGTAATGGAGAGGGAGTCTTTCGAGGATGAGGAAATTGGCAAAATCCTTAGTGAAAACTTTGTCTGCATCAAATTAGACCGTGAAGAAAGACCTGATGTGGACAAGGTCTACATGACCTTTGTGCAG GCAACTAGTGGAGGTGGAGGCTGGCCCATGAGTGTGTGGTTGACCCCTGACCTTCGACCTTTCATTGGAGGAACCTACTTCCCCCCCAGAGACCATGGAAGACGACCTGGGCTCAAAACTGTTCTCACCAGAATAATAAATCAG TGGCAAAATAACCGTACTGCTTTGGAGTCCAGTGGAGAGAGGATCCTCGAGGCTTTGAAAAAAGGCACGGCTGTGGACGCGAACCCAGGGGAAAGTCCTCCCCTGGCCCCGGATATCGCCAAGCGTTGCTTCCAACAGTTGGCACACTCCTTTGAAGAAGAGTATGGTGGCTTTAGAGATGCTCCAAAGTTTCCTACACCAG TGAATCTGATGTTTCTTATGACTTACTGGTCTGTAAACCGCTCCACCTCAGAAGGGATTGAGGCACTTCAGATGGCCTTGCACACACTCCGCATGATGGCGCTAGGGGGCATCCATGACCACGTGTCCCAG GGGTTTCATCGGTATTCTACAGATTCCTCCTGGCATGTCCCCCACTTTGAAAAGATGTTGTACGATCAGGCTCAGCTGGCTGTGGCCTACATTAATGCATCCCAG GTATCAGGCGAGCGGGTCTTTGCAGATGTAGCTCAGGACATTTTGCTCTACGTCTCCAGGGACCTGAGTGACAAG TGTGGAGGTTTCTACAGCGCTGAGGATGCGGACTCTGTACCAGCGTCAGGGGGACCAGAAAAGCGTGAAGGGGCCTTCTGTGTGTGGACGGCCTCAGAGGTTCGGGAACTGTTGCAGGATGTGGTGGAGGGTGCCACTGGATCTGCCACACAGGCCGATATCTTTATGCACCATTATGGGGTGAAGGAGCAAGGCAATGTTGCTCCAGAACAG GACCCCCATGGGGAGCTACAGGGCCAGAATGTGCTCATCGTTCGTTATTCAGTCGAATTAACTGCTGCTCACTTCGGCATCCGCATTGAGAAAGTCCAAGAGCTCCTGGCCTCTGCAAGGGCAAAATTGGCAGAGGTGAGGACGAGTCGGCTCCGGCCACACCTGGACACCAAGATGTTGGCCTCCTGGAATG GTCTGATGCTCTCAGCTTATGCTCGTGTGGGGGCTGTGCTGGGGGACAAGGCCCTGCTGGAGAGGGCGACAGAGGCTGGCAACTTCCTAAAGGAGCACCTGTGGGATGCTGAGCGGCAAACCATCCTCCGATCCTGTTACCGTGGCGACCAGATGGAGGTTCAACAGAT ATTTCCACCTATATCTGGCTTCCTGGATGACTATGCGTTCATCATCTGTGGCTTGCTCGACCTGTATGAGGCCACGCTGCAAACGGAGTGGTTGCAGTGGgcagaggagctgcagctcagACAGGATGTGCTCTTCTGGGACGACCATGGCGGAGGCTACTTCTGCAGTGATCCCACTGACAGTACTGTACTGCTGCAGCTTAAAGAAG atcaGGATGGAGCTGAGCCCAGTGGTAACTCTGCGTCGGCATTCAACCTCTTGCGTCTGTCTCACTATACTGGAAGACAGGAGTGGCTCCAGAGGTCCCAACAGCTGCTAGCAGCCTTCTCAGACCGTCTGACCCGGGTCCCCATAGCACTGCCGGAAATGGTCAGGGCTCTAATGGCACAGCACTACACACTTAAACAG ATTGTAATCTGTGGCCAGAGGGATGCCCCAGACACCACAGGTCTTTTAGAAGCAGTCAACTCCCTCTTCCTACCACACaaa
- the spata20 gene encoding spermatogenesis-associated protein 20 isoform X1, whose protein sequence is MLRLAWRRSASKYSRVEYIRISSAAFLRADGTLQSSGGNICRLRTQNPHLPRYKSPLLHFQPAYYPSSSVFMSMASGGEGSSSSPHRHTNRLAKERSPYLLQHAHNPVDWYPWGEDAFNKAKHEDKPIFLSVGYSTCHWCHVMERESFEDEEIGKILSENFVCIKLDREERPDVDKVYMTFVQATSGGGGWPMSVWLTPDLRPFIGGTYFPPRDHGRRPGLKTVLTRIINQWQNNRTALESSGERILEALKKGTAVDANPGESPPLAPDIAKRCFQQLAHSFEEEYGGFRDAPKFPTPVNLMFLMTYWSVNRSTSEGIEALQMALHTLRMMALGGIHDHVSQGFHRYSTDSSWHVPHFEKMLYDQAQLAVAYINASQVSGERVFADVAQDILLYVSRDLSDKCGGFYSAEDADSVPASGGPEKREGAFCVWTASEVRELLQDVVEGATGSATQADIFMHHYGVKEQGNVAPEQDPHGELQGQNVLIVRYSVELTAAHFGIRIEKVQELLASARAKLAEVRTSRLRPHLDTKMLASWNGLMLSAYARVGAVLGDKALLERATEAGNFLKEHLWDAERQTILRSCYRGDQMEVQQIFPPISGFLDDYAFIICGLLDLYEATLQTEWLQWAEELQLRQDVLFWDDHGGGYFCSDPTDSTVLLQLKEDQDGAEPSGNSASAFNLLRLSHYTGRQEWLQRSQQLLAAFSDRLTRVPIALPEMVRALMAQHYTLKQIVICGQRDAPDTTGLLEAVNSLFLPHKVLMLLDNDADNFLSQRLPALASMTQQGGVATAYVCQDFTCSLPVTDPQELRRLLLDGTTEIQTE, encoded by the exons ATGTTAAGGCTGGCATGGCGTCGGTCGGCGTCCAAATATAGCCGTGTGGAGTATATACGCATCTCATCTGCAGCTTTTCTCAGAGCCGACGGTACACTGCAGAGCTCAGGAGGTAACATCTGTAGGTTACGCACACAAAACCCCCACCTACCAAGATATAAATCACCGCTGCTACACTTCCAGCCGGCCTACTACCCCAG CTCTTCTGTTTTTATGAGCATGGCATCAGGGGGTGAAGGTTCATCATCCAGCCCTCACAGACACACCAACAGGTTAGCAAAGGAGAGGTCACCCTACCTTCTACAACATGCACACAACCCGGTTGACTG GTATCCGTGGGGAGAAGATGCTTTTAACAAAGCAAAGCATGAAGACAAACCAATCTTTTTATCTG TGGGCTACTCAACATGCCATTGGTGCCATGTAATGGAGAGGGAGTCTTTCGAGGATGAGGAAATTGGCAAAATCCTTAGTGAAAACTTTGTCTGCATCAAATTAGACCGTGAAGAAAGACCTGATGTGGACAAGGTCTACATGACCTTTGTGCAG GCAACTAGTGGAGGTGGAGGCTGGCCCATGAGTGTGTGGTTGACCCCTGACCTTCGACCTTTCATTGGAGGAACCTACTTCCCCCCCAGAGACCATGGAAGACGACCTGGGCTCAAAACTGTTCTCACCAGAATAATAAATCAG TGGCAAAATAACCGTACTGCTTTGGAGTCCAGTGGAGAGAGGATCCTCGAGGCTTTGAAAAAAGGCACGGCTGTGGACGCGAACCCAGGGGAAAGTCCTCCCCTGGCCCCGGATATCGCCAAGCGTTGCTTCCAACAGTTGGCACACTCCTTTGAAGAAGAGTATGGTGGCTTTAGAGATGCTCCAAAGTTTCCTACACCAG TGAATCTGATGTTTCTTATGACTTACTGGTCTGTAAACCGCTCCACCTCAGAAGGGATTGAGGCACTTCAGATGGCCTTGCACACACTCCGCATGATGGCGCTAGGGGGCATCCATGACCACGTGTCCCAG GGGTTTCATCGGTATTCTACAGATTCCTCCTGGCATGTCCCCCACTTTGAAAAGATGTTGTACGATCAGGCTCAGCTGGCTGTGGCCTACATTAATGCATCCCAG GTATCAGGCGAGCGGGTCTTTGCAGATGTAGCTCAGGACATTTTGCTCTACGTCTCCAGGGACCTGAGTGACAAG TGTGGAGGTTTCTACAGCGCTGAGGATGCGGACTCTGTACCAGCGTCAGGGGGACCAGAAAAGCGTGAAGGGGCCTTCTGTGTGTGGACGGCCTCAGAGGTTCGGGAACTGTTGCAGGATGTGGTGGAGGGTGCCACTGGATCTGCCACACAGGCCGATATCTTTATGCACCATTATGGGGTGAAGGAGCAAGGCAATGTTGCTCCAGAACAG GACCCCCATGGGGAGCTACAGGGCCAGAATGTGCTCATCGTTCGTTATTCAGTCGAATTAACTGCTGCTCACTTCGGCATCCGCATTGAGAAAGTCCAAGAGCTCCTGGCCTCTGCAAGGGCAAAATTGGCAGAGGTGAGGACGAGTCGGCTCCGGCCACACCTGGACACCAAGATGTTGGCCTCCTGGAATG GTCTGATGCTCTCAGCTTATGCTCGTGTGGGGGCTGTGCTGGGGGACAAGGCCCTGCTGGAGAGGGCGACAGAGGCTGGCAACTTCCTAAAGGAGCACCTGTGGGATGCTGAGCGGCAAACCATCCTCCGATCCTGTTACCGTGGCGACCAGATGGAGGTTCAACAGAT ATTTCCACCTATATCTGGCTTCCTGGATGACTATGCGTTCATCATCTGTGGCTTGCTCGACCTGTATGAGGCCACGCTGCAAACGGAGTGGTTGCAGTGGgcagaggagctgcagctcagACAGGATGTGCTCTTCTGGGACGACCATGGCGGAGGCTACTTCTGCAGTGATCCCACTGACAGTACTGTACTGCTGCAGCTTAAAGAAG atcaGGATGGAGCTGAGCCCAGTGGTAACTCTGCGTCGGCATTCAACCTCTTGCGTCTGTCTCACTATACTGGAAGACAGGAGTGGCTCCAGAGGTCCCAACAGCTGCTAGCAGCCTTCTCAGACCGTCTGACCCGGGTCCCCATAGCACTGCCGGAAATGGTCAGGGCTCTAATGGCACAGCACTACACACTTAAACAG ATTGTAATCTGTGGCCAGAGGGATGCCCCAGACACCACAGGTCTTTTAGAAGCAGTCAACTCCCTCTTCCTACCACACaaa